Sequence from the Gemmatimonadota bacterium genome:
CCAGCCGGCAGCGCCCGAAGTCCAGGTCCAGCACGCGCGCCACGTCCCGGTCGGCCTCGATGACCCGGTCCAGGCCCGTGATGCCGACGTCCGCGGCGCCGTCCGCGACGAACTCCGGGATGTCCGCGGCGCGCACGAACAGCGCCAGGAAGTCCCCCCCCAGCGCGGCCTGGAGAGCGCGCTCGCCGCGCGCCTCGAACGACAGGCCCGCGCGCTCGAGCAGCTCCCGCGAGCCGTCCGCCAGGCGGCCCTTGTTGGGCAGTGCGATCTTGATCATGGGCAACAAAAAAGCCCGCTCTTTCGAACGGGCCGCTCCCTGCAAGGTTTCGTGCGCTACGCTACCTGATGCACCTCGCCGACGCGGCCCTGGAGCCGTGATGGTGATGATGCCGGTGCGCAGCGCTCATGCGTGTCATGGCGGGGAAGCTAGTAGCGGAGTCGGGAAGGGGTCAAGGCGACCACCTGCCCCACGAACCGCGCCGCCTCCTCCTCCGCCCAGAACCTGGGCCGCCGCGGCGTGCCGTGGATGAAGCCGACGTGCCCGCCGGTCCCGGCGAACGCCGGCACGATCCAGGGGTTGGCCTCGGCCGCCTGCACCGGCACGCTGCCCGCCGGCAGGAACGGGTCGTCGTAGGAGTGCAGGAGCAGCGTGGGGACGGAGACGCGATCCAGGAAGGGGCCGCTGCTGGAGAGCGCGTAGTAGTCGGCCGCGTCACGGAAGCCGTGCAGCGGTGCGGTGGCCGCCTCGTCGAACTGCCGTAGCGTCCGCGCCCTCAGCGTCGTCGGCACGTCGAGGCGGGGCGCCAGCACGGCTTCCTTTGCGCGCACCTTGTCCCGCAGCATGCGCAGGAAGTAGGTGTTGTACACGATGCCCATCAGCCCCTTTTCGAGCGCGTCGGCCCCGGCCGCCAGATCGTAGGGGACCGAGACGGCCGCCGCCGCCGTGAGCCCGGCCTCCGCGCCACGCTCTCCCAGGTACTTGAGCAGGACGTTGCCGCCCAGCGAGAAACCGATCCCGGCGATCGGCCGGCCTGGGAATGCGTCGCGCAGGTGCTCCACCACCGCGGCCAGATCGGTCGTCTCCCCCGAGTGGTAGAGCCGCGCGGCGCGGTTGGGCTCGCCGCTGCACGAGCGGAAGTTGAGGCCGATGGGGCGGACGCCGTGCGCGAGCAGCTCCGCGTAAGTCTGCAGCATGTATGCGCGTTGGGCCGAACCTTCCAGCCCGTGCAGCACGATCGCCATCGACCCGGCCCCCGAGACGCCGTTCGGCTCTGGTCCCAGGTCCAGGTCGACGAAGTCGCCGTCGGGCAGCGTCAACCGCTCGCGGGACAGCGGCACCCCGGGGTCGCCGCGCAGGAACTTCCCCGCGAGGGTCTGCGCGTGCGCGCCGCGCAGCCAGCGTGGCGCGCGGAACGGTCTGGGGGTGAAGTCGGTGTTCATCGAACGAAGCTAACGCCTCGCCGCCATTGCGCCGCCCCGCCGCCTCCCTAACGTGCTGGATGATCGACGACGCGATGCTGGCGCGGCTCCGGGCGGACACCCCCGCGGCCGCGCGCGGACGGATACATCTGAACAACGCCGGAGCGGCGCTCGTGCCCAGGCCGGTCCGGCAGGCCGTGGACGAGCACCTGGACCTGGAGGACACCGTCGGCGGCTACGAGGCTGCGGCGGCCAATCGGGACGGGATCGAGGGCGTGTACGACAGCGTCGCGAGCCTCATCGGCGCCCGGCGTGAAAACGTGGCGCTCGTGGAGAACGCGACCGCGGCCACTGCGCTGGCGCTGTCGGCGATCGACCCGGGCCCCGCCGACGCGATCGTCACCACCCAGGACGATTACGCGTCCAACCAGATCATGTACCTGTCGCTGGCCCGGCGGCGGGGGGTGAACGTCGTGCGTGCTCCGGACCTGCCGGGCGGCGGCGTGGACCCGACGGCGCTGGCCGAGGCGGTGGACCGGGAGTCGCCGGTGCTGGTGTCCCTGACCTGGGTGCCCACGAGCTCCGGGCTGGTGCAGCCGGCCGCGGCGGTCGGGAAGATATGCCGTGCCCGGGGCGTGCCCTACCTGGTCGACGCGTGCCAGGCGGTGGGGCAGATGAGCGTGGACGTCGACGCGCTCGGCTGCGAGTACCTGGTGGCGAGCGGCAGGAAGTTCCTGCGCGGGCCGCGCGGCACGGGGTTCATGTACATCTCCGACGCCGCGCTCGACGGCGGCGCCGCGCCGCTGCTGCCTGACATGCGCGGCGCCACCTGGACCGACCCGGACGACTTCGCGCTCGCCCCGGGCGCCCGCCGCTTCGAGAACTGGGAGTATGCGCACGCGCTGTCGCTCGGCCTCGGCGCCGCCGCCGACTACGCGCTGGACGTCGGCCTGGAGGACATCCGCGAGCGCGCGTGGGGGCTGGCCGCGGAGCTGCGCGCGCTCCTGGCCGACGTGGACGGCGTGGAGGTGCTGGACCGGGGGCCGGAGCTGTGCGCCATCGTGACCGCTCGGGTGGGCGATCTGGACGCCTTCGACGTCGTGCTCGCGCTGCGCGAGGAGGGGATCAACACCAGCGAGGTGGTCCGCTCCTCGGCGGTCATCGACCTGGACCGCAAGGGCGCGCGCACCGCGCTGCGCATGTCGCCGCACTACTACAACACGCGCTCGGAGATCCGCGCCGTGGCGCACGAGGTGGCCGGCCTGCTGGAGGAAGCCCGGGCCTAGGCGCGCGCCCGGCTCGGATCGCGCGCCTAGCGTCGGATGCGGTAGCGGGCCAGCCCCTGCTCGTCGCGCGCGACATAGCTGTCGGGGCCGGTGAAAGCGCCGGGGAACGGCGTGCCCGCGGGGAGGCCGCCCAGGAAGCCGCCGTCCGCGGCGAACACCTCTACCGCCGGCACCTCCCCACGCGCGGCTCCCCGTTGCACCCAGACCTCACCGGCCGGCGAGATCCGCACATCGGTGACGTGCGGCACGGTCTCGGCCCAGCCGCGCTCCGCGGCCACGGCCTCCTTGGTGGCGCTGCAGGTCGAGGGGCCGGCCTGGAAGCGCACGTCCTCGCCCACTTCGCGCGCGGCCATCGCCGTGGAAACGGGCCGCGCGGGGACGTCCCGCCTCAGCGTGTCAGCCGGCTGCCCGCCGCGGAACAGCTCGATGGCGTATTCCGGCCCGAACGCCGCCGCGACGAGCCCGTCCCGCTCGTCCCACACGATCTGGCGCTCGAACAGGCGCGACCTGATGTGAGACACGCCGCAGCCGTCGTACTCGACGACGGAGGGCAGGGGCCGCTCGAGCCGCCCCAGCACGCGCTCGCGCGGTCCGGTCACCATGGCCAGTCGGTAGAGGACTGTCCCGGCTTCGGTGTCGAGGTCGCCGAAGACCGCCACCGCGCCGAGCCCGTCGAGCGCCACGCGTTCGCCCTGCGGCGGTTGCGGCAGCGCTACCCGGTGCTGGGCGCCTCCGTGCCGGAGCACCACGAGCCCGCGCTGGCCACGGTCGAATACGCCCAGCGTGCCGTCTGCCTCCGCCGTGAAATGGGTGGGTAGCTGGAAGGACACGCCGGCGCCGCGCGGCTCGACGGTCGACGCGCCTGCCGAGTCGAAGACGAGGAGCCTTGGGGGCGCCCCCGCCAGCAGGTACACGCGGCCGCCGTCGTCGGCGGCGGCCAGCGGAGCCGGAGCCCCTTCGGCGAGCGCGGACGGCGGATACTCGAGCGTGGCGACGCGCTCCACGCGTAGCCCCGACGCACGGGCGGATGCCGGCGCACCGGCCTGACAGGAGAGGAGCGCCAGAGGCGCCGCGAGCATCGACCAGCCAACTACCCGTCTCATCTTCCCCGCCTCCCCGTCTTGCCGGTCCCCGGACGTGCGGCCACGTTCGGAGCGTGAAGGATCGCATCATCGTCCGCAACGCCCGCCAGCACAACCTCAAGGGCATCGACCTCGAGTTGCCGCGGCGGGCGCTGATCGTGCTGACCGGGCCCTCCGGCTCGGGCAAGTCCTCTCTGGCGTTCGACACCATCTACGCCGAGGGCCAGCGCCGCTACGTCGAGTCGCTCTCCACCTACGCCAAGCAGTTCCTGGAGCGCATGGAGAAGCCGGCGGTCGACGCGGTGGAAGGCATCAGCCC
This genomic interval carries:
- a CDS encoding alpha/beta fold hydrolase translates to MNTDFTPRPFRAPRWLRGAHAQTLAGKFLRGDPGVPLSRERLTLPDGDFVDLDLGPEPNGVSGAGSMAIVLHGLEGSAQRAYMLQTYAELLAHGVRPIGLNFRSCSGEPNRAARLYHSGETTDLAAVVEHLRDAFPGRPIAGIGFSLGGNVLLKYLGERGAEAGLTAAAAVSVPYDLAAGADALEKGLMGIVYNTYFLRMLRDKVRAKEAVLAPRLDVPTTLRARTLRQFDEAATAPLHGFRDAADYYALSSSGPFLDRVSVPTLLLHSYDDPFLPAGSVPVQAAEANPWIVPAFAGTGGHVGFIHGTPRRPRFWAEEEAARFVGQVVALTPSRLRY
- a CDS encoding aminotransferase class V-fold PLP-dependent enzyme, producing MIDDAMLARLRADTPAAARGRIHLNNAGAALVPRPVRQAVDEHLDLEDTVGGYEAAAANRDGIEGVYDSVASLIGARRENVALVENATAATALALSAIDPGPADAIVTTQDDYASNQIMYLSLARRRGVNVVRAPDLPGGGVDPTALAEAVDRESPVLVSLTWVPTSSGLVQPAAAVGKICRARGVPYLVDACQAVGQMSVDVDALGCEYLVASGRKFLRGPRGTGFMYISDAALDGGAAPLLPDMRGATWTDPDDFALAPGARRFENWEYAHALSLGLGAAADYALDVGLEDIRERAWGLAAELRALLADVDGVEVLDRGPELCAIVTARVGDLDAFDVVLALREEGINTSEVVRSSAVIDLDRKGARTALRMSPHYYNTRSEIRAVAHEVAGLLEEARA